A genomic window from Lotus japonicus ecotype B-129 chromosome 1, LjGifu_v1.2 includes:
- the LOC130732431 gene encoding two-component response regulator ORR24-like produces MFLVKRLPSIDGSGLSFPVGMRVLAVDNNQTSLNLLEEMLHECHYKVTTTTQSTLALEILRNHRNNFDLVICEVNMPDIDGFQLLQQVVEMNFPVVMLSENSDEELVRKSIVHGACAYLLKPVRIEELRNIWQHVVRRNINCSDQNKTINKENISNMAGKGAQVTMVPENWKKVDCNDRNKALNDEGKICNVAGEVTKGMVPENNDVQNKILGKKRKEQSDKNEELSSGTKPRLVWTAELQTRFLAAISQLGLDKAKPKRILELMNVEGLLITHVTSHLQKYKLNLEKATKQARASMAPASDLSGSSSLVQPIKSLQKHDSPPFKCDVNQTTGESQSSEFPAISSTSTVAGPLQDAEM; encoded by the exons ATGTTTCTGGTGAAACGCTTGCCGAGTATAGACGGTTCCGGATTGAGTTTTCCAGTGGGAATGCGTGTTCTTGCTGTTGACAACAACCAAACAAGTCTCAACCTACTGGAGGAAATGCTTCACGAATGCCATTACAAAG TTACTACTACCACTCAGTCAACTCTGGCTCTAGAAATCTTGAGGAATCACAGAAATAACTTTGACCTTGTTATTTGTGAAGTAAATATGCCAGACATTGATGGATTTCAGCTCCTTCAGCAAGTGGTTGAGATGAATTTCCCTGTTGTCA TGTTGTCAGAAAACAGTGATGAAGAGCTTGTGCGGAAGAGTATTGTCCATGGCGCATGTGCCTATCTATTGAAACCTGTTCGCATTGAAGAGTTGAGGAACATATGGCAACATGTAGTCCGGAGGAACATTAATTGCAGTGATCAGAATAAGACTATCAATAAGGAAAACATCTCTAATATGGCTGGGAAAGGAGCTCAAGTCACCATGGTACCAGAAAATTGGAAGAAAGTTGATTGCAATGATCGGAATAAGGCTCTAAATGATGAGGGGAAAATCTGTAATGTGGCTGGAGAAGTTACTAAAGGCATGGTACCAGAAAATAATGatgttcaaaataaaattttgggTAAGAAAAGGAAAGAGCAAAGTGATAAGAATGAGGAACTTTCATCCGGAACCAAGCCTCGTCTAGTTTGGACTGCCGAGTTGCAAACACGTTTTCTTGCTGCAATTAGTCAATTGGGCCTTGACA AGGCTAAACCTAAGAGAATACTTGAGTTGATGAATGTTGAAGGGCTTTTGATTACACATGTAACCAGTCATTTGCAG AAGTACAAGCTCAATCTAGAAAAGGCAACAAAGCAAGCTAGAGCAAGTATGGCTCCTGCATCTGACTTGAGTGGTTCTTCTTCACTGGTTCAGCCTATTAAGTCTCTACAAAAACATGACAGTCCACCTTTCAAATGCGATGTGAATCAAACCACAGGTGAATCTCAATCATCCGAATTTCCAGCCATTTCTTCCACAAGTACTGTTGCTGGTCCCTTGCAGGATGCTGAGATGTAA
- the LOC130729210 gene encoding tip elongation aberrant protein 1-like isoform X2: protein MPQGREDHGAAFVGKRLFIFGGFGKSPENINDFCYNDLYILDTETFVWTRPTTLGTPPCPRHGHTCSSWEKNIVVIGGGVDELDKYVSDVHILDTDTLIWRELHTSGKVLPPRAGHSTVSFGKNLFVFGGVTSAQSLYNDLYMLDIDTGIWTEVATTCIGPSARYSAAGDRLDFMGGILVFFGGCNKDALDDMYYLYTGRLNIDPGKRACQVKVTGSNSYGYTIETIIDGKRFHGILFRDKPNPLNPATNTSSRRKRTFDETVSVFSNDMHRDNLTMSKVLKQSGTGDRWEVQGDVSASETLKCDSSDDSLGLPPGLLGLCLTKSPSLLALIQTTLSQQHDSRKASADPEPAAASLNRNDNERNDKSKNDGANDNMTRSEVEVRTDDQTNVPISNNEAPRLERHDQKSDAAAAEGGIAKDCTTRRVEDTENQQI from the exons ATGCCGCAGGGACGCGAGGACCATGGTGCGGCATTTGTTGGCAAAAGGCTATTCATATTTGGTGGTTTTGGAAAATCTCCTGAAAATATCAATGATTTCTGCTACAATGATCTTTACATATTGGATACAG AGACGTTTGTTTGGACGCGTCCTACAACATTGGGCACTCCACCATGTCCTCGCCATGGCCATACTTGCTCATCTTGGGAAAAAAATATTGTTGTAATAGGTGGTGGTGTAGATGAACTTGATAAATATGTCTCTGATGTCCATATCCTGGACACTG ATACTTTAATTTGGAGAGAACTGCATACATCAGGCAAAGTGTTGCCACCTCGAGCGGGTCATTCTACAGTTTCTTTTGGCAAGAACTTGTTTGTTTTCGGGGGGGTTACGTCGGCCCAAAGTCTATACAATGACCTGTATATGCTCGACATTG ATACTGGTATTTGGACGGAGGTGGCAACTACATGTATTGGTCCTTCTGCTAGATATTCTGCAGCTGGTGACCGTTTAGATTTCATGGGTGGTATTCTTGTGTTCTTTGGCGGATGTAATAAAGATGCCCTGGATGATATGTATTACCTATATACAG GTAGACTAAATATCGATCCAGGAAAAAGAGCATGTCAAGTCAAAGTTACTGGAAGCAACTCATATGGATATACTATTGAAACTATTATTGATGGAAAGCGTTTTCATGGAATTCTGTTTCGAGACAAGCCAAACCCTCTTAACCCAGCAACTAATACTTCTAGTAG GAGGAAAAGGACTTTTGATGAGACTGTTAGTGTTTTCTCAAATGATATGCATCGAGACAACTTAACAATGTCTAAAGTGCTTAAGCAGAGTGGAACAGGAGATAGGTGGGAAGTACAAGGAGATGTTAGCGCTTCTGAGACTTTAAAG TGTGATTCAAGCGATGATTCCCTTGGTCTTCCACCAGGCCTGCTGGGCTTGTGTCTCACGAAGAGTCCCTCCCTTTTGGCTTTGATTCAGACGACGCTCTCCCAGCAGCATGATTCCAGAAAG GCTTCTGCTGACCCCGAACCAGCAGCTGCTTCTTTGAATCGAAATGATAATGAGAGAAATGACAAATCAAAAAATGATGGAGCAAATGACAACATGACAAGATCCGAAGTAGAAGTTCGAACTGATGATCAAACAAATGTGCCAATTTCCAACAATGAAGCTCCAAGACTTGAAAGACATGATCAGAAGAGTGATGCTGCAGCAGCTGAGGGTG GCATAGCGAAAGATTGCACAACTCGAAGGGTAGAAGACACAGAGAACCAGCAAATTTAG
- the LOC130729210 gene encoding nitrile-specifier protein 5-like isoform X1, whose protein sequence is MQWEKVETVGERPGKRYGHTCNAVKDGRFLYLFGGYDRDRKRPTNQLHVFDTRERTWSQPATHGVRPTARDGHSCTAKGDDNLYFFGGLDRTKLLRNDLFILNTSTRLWIHPIASGEMPQGREDHGAAFVGKRLFIFGGFGKSPENINDFCYNDLYILDTETFVWTRPTTLGTPPCPRHGHTCSSWEKNIVVIGGGVDELDKYVSDVHILDTDTLIWRELHTSGKVLPPRAGHSTVSFGKNLFVFGGVTSAQSLYNDLYMLDIDTGIWTEVATTCIGPSARYSAAGDRLDFMGGILVFFGGCNKDALDDMYYLYTGRLNIDPGKRACQVKVTGSNSYGYTIETIIDGKRFHGILFRDKPNPLNPATNTSSRRKRTFDETVSVFSNDMHRDNLTMSKVLKQSGTGDRWEVQGDVSASETLKCDSSDDSLGLPPGLLGLCLTKSPSLLALIQTTLSQQHDSRKASADPEPAAASLNRNDNERNDKSKNDGANDNMTRSEVEVRTDDQTNVPISNNEAPRLERHDQKSDAAAAEGGIAKDCTTRRVEDTENQQI, encoded by the exons ATGCAGTGGGAAAAGGTGGAGACTGTAGGAGAACGACCAGGGAAGAGGTATGGCCACACTTGCAACGCCGTCAAAGATGGCAGGTTTCTTTACCTCTTCGGCGGTTACGACCGCGACCGCAAACGCCCAACCAACCAACTTCACGTCTTCGACACCC GGGAGCGGACTTGGAGCCAACCGGCGACCCATGGCGTCCGACCCACTGCTAGGGACGGCCATAGCTGCACTGCTAAGGGTGATGATAATCTTTACTTCTTTGGGGGTTTAGATAGGACCAAACTACTGCGGAACGATTTGTTTATACTAAACACTT CTACACGTTTGTGGATTCATCCAATTGCAAGTGGAGAAATGCCGCAGGGACGCGAGGACCATGGTGCGGCATTTGTTGGCAAAAGGCTATTCATATTTGGTGGTTTTGGAAAATCTCCTGAAAATATCAATGATTTCTGCTACAATGATCTTTACATATTGGATACAG AGACGTTTGTTTGGACGCGTCCTACAACATTGGGCACTCCACCATGTCCTCGCCATGGCCATACTTGCTCATCTTGGGAAAAAAATATTGTTGTAATAGGTGGTGGTGTAGATGAACTTGATAAATATGTCTCTGATGTCCATATCCTGGACACTG ATACTTTAATTTGGAGAGAACTGCATACATCAGGCAAAGTGTTGCCACCTCGAGCGGGTCATTCTACAGTTTCTTTTGGCAAGAACTTGTTTGTTTTCGGGGGGGTTACGTCGGCCCAAAGTCTATACAATGACCTGTATATGCTCGACATTG ATACTGGTATTTGGACGGAGGTGGCAACTACATGTATTGGTCCTTCTGCTAGATATTCTGCAGCTGGTGACCGTTTAGATTTCATGGGTGGTATTCTTGTGTTCTTTGGCGGATGTAATAAAGATGCCCTGGATGATATGTATTACCTATATACAG GTAGACTAAATATCGATCCAGGAAAAAGAGCATGTCAAGTCAAAGTTACTGGAAGCAACTCATATGGATATACTATTGAAACTATTATTGATGGAAAGCGTTTTCATGGAATTCTGTTTCGAGACAAGCCAAACCCTCTTAACCCAGCAACTAATACTTCTAGTAG GAGGAAAAGGACTTTTGATGAGACTGTTAGTGTTTTCTCAAATGATATGCATCGAGACAACTTAACAATGTCTAAAGTGCTTAAGCAGAGTGGAACAGGAGATAGGTGGGAAGTACAAGGAGATGTTAGCGCTTCTGAGACTTTAAAG TGTGATTCAAGCGATGATTCCCTTGGTCTTCCACCAGGCCTGCTGGGCTTGTGTCTCACGAAGAGTCCCTCCCTTTTGGCTTTGATTCAGACGACGCTCTCCCAGCAGCATGATTCCAGAAAG GCTTCTGCTGACCCCGAACCAGCAGCTGCTTCTTTGAATCGAAATGATAATGAGAGAAATGACAAATCAAAAAATGATGGAGCAAATGACAACATGACAAGATCCGAAGTAGAAGTTCGAACTGATGATCAAACAAATGTGCCAATTTCCAACAATGAAGCTCCAAGACTTGAAAGACATGATCAGAAGAGTGATGCTGCAGCAGCTGAGGGTG GCATAGCGAAAGATTGCACAACTCGAAGGGTAGAAGACACAGAGAACCAGCAAATTTAG
- the LOC130729211 gene encoding mitochondrial uncoupling protein 1-like, which translates to MVAGGGNSDISFAGIFASSAFSACLAEVCTIPLDTAKVRLQLQKQALTGDGVALPKYKGMLGTVATIAREEGLASLWKGIVPGLHRQCVYGGLRVGLYEPVKTLYVGRDHVGDVPLSKKILAALTTGAVAIAVANPTDLVKVRLQAEGKLPPGVPRRYSGSLNAYSTIVKQEGVTALWTGIGPNIARNAIINAAELASYDQVKQTILKIPGFTDNIVTHLLAGLGAGFFAVCIGSPVDVVKSRMMGDSSYKSTLDCFVKTLKNDGPSAFYKGFIPNFGRLGSWNVIMFLTLEQTKKFVKSLESA; encoded by the exons ATGGTGGCAGGTGGTGGCAATTCCGATATCTCATTTGCTGGTATTTTCGCCAGCAGTGCTTTCTCTGCATGTCTCGCCGAG GTATGTACTATTCCTCTGGACACCGCCAAAGTTAGGCTTCAGCTTCAAAAACAAGCTCTAACTGGTGATGGAGTGGCTTTACCTAAATATAAGGGCATGTTGGGAACAGTTGCAACCATTGCCAGGGAAGAAGGTCTTGCATCACTCTGGAAGGGAATTGTGCCAGGGCTTCATCGTCAGTGCGTGTATGGAGGCTTAAGAGTTGGGTTATATGAGCCt GTTAAGACTTTGTATGTCGGGCGTGACCATGTTGGAGATGTTCCATTGTCAAAGAAAATTCTTGCTGCACTTACAACTG GTGCCGTGGCAATAGCAGTGGCAAATCCAACTGATCTTGTGAAAGTTAGGCTTCAAGCTGAAGGAAAATTACCTCCTGGTGTGCCCAGGCGCTACTCTGGATCATTAAATGCTTATTCAACAATTGTGAAACAG GAAGGAGTTACAGCTCTTTGGACTGGGATAGGCCCCAATATCGCAAGAAATGCTATCATCAATGCTGCTGAACTAGCCAGCTATGATCAAGtgaaacag ACTATTTTGAAAATTCCAGGGTTCACTGATAATATCGTAACACATCTACTTGCTGGTCTTGGGGCAGGTTTTTTTGCAGTCTGTATTGGCTCCCCAGTGGATGTG GTTAAGTCAAGAATGATGGGAGATTCTAGTTACAAAAGCACACTTGACTGTTTCGTCAAAACATTGAAAAATGAT GGACCTTCTGCCTTTTATAAAGGGTTCATACCAAATTTTGGACGGCTAGGATCTTGGAATGTGATCATGTTTTTAACTCTAGAACAG ACCAAGAAGTTTGTCAAAAGTTTAGAATCAGCCTGA
- the LOC130729209 gene encoding acetyl-coenzyme A carboxylase carboxyl transferase subunit alpha, chloroplastic — MASSAALTGASASDLLRSSTSGFSGVPLRTLGRSRLAIKTRDFSVVAKLRKVKKHEYPWPDNPDPNVKGGVLSHLSPFKPLKVKPKPVTLDFEKPLVDLQKKIIDVRKMANETGLDFSDQILSLEAKYQQALKDLYTHLTPIQRVSIARHPNRPTFLDHIFNITEKFVELHGDRAGYDDPAIVTGIGTIDGRRYMFIGHQKGRNTKENIQRNFGMPTPHGYRKALRLMEYADHHGFPIVTFIDTPGAYADLKSEELGQGEAIAHNLRSMFGLKVPIVSIVIGEGGSGGALAIGCGNKLLMLENAVFYVASPEACAAILWKTAKASPKAAEKLKITANELCRLQIADGVIPEPIGGAHADPNWTSQQIKIAINEAMSELTKLNTEDLLKDRMLKFRKIGGFQEGIPVDPKRKVNMKKKDVPVAVKIPDAELEVEVEKLKQQILNANESSSKPPKLDLDEMIMKLEREVDQEYSEAVKALGLTDRFSKLQEEVSAANSDNQLSDPLLKDKIEKLKVEFEQGLSAAPNHGRLQNKLDMLKELSKVKHLSETKKQKQEVRKKFVEVISNPRIKENYEALTAEIQRVGASSSSDLDDELKNKIIEFNKEVDSQLVNALKSVGLDVQLVKAEGRDSKESEVSEYVPEIEELKKDIEKEIEISASSSDVKSKIEQLKLEVAKAGETPDPESKKRITSLMQQIKQGLVEAIDSSSIKEKYDNLVSKVSSKPEEVDGGLRGDSSTTTNDELREKVGANRTIS, encoded by the exons ATGGCTTCTTCTGCAGCTCTTACCGGTGCTTCGGCTTCGGATCTTCTAAGGAGTTCAACTAGTGGTTTCAGTGGTGTCCCTTTGAGAACCTTGGGAAGGTCAAGGTTGGCCATAAAAACAAGGGATTTTTCAGTTGTTGCTAAGCTCAGGAAGGTTAAAAAGCATGAATATCCCTGGCCTGATAACCCTGATCCCAATGTGAAGGGTGGGGTGCTAAGTCATCTGTCCCCTTTTAAGCCATTAAAAGTGAAGCCAAAGCCTGTCACTTTGGATTTCGAAAAGCCTCTTGTTGATCTGCAAAAGAAGATCATCGAT GTGCGAAAGATGGCAAATGAAACGGGTCTGGACTTCAGCGATCAGATTCTCTCATTGGAGGCCAAGTACCAGCAG GCTTTAAAGGATCTATATACACATCTGACTCCTATACAGCGGGTCAGCATTGCGCGGCATCCTAACAGGCCCACTTTTCTTGATCACATCTTTAACATAACTGAAAAG TTTGTGGAGCTCCATGGTGACCGGGCTGGTTATGATGATCCTGCTATTGTGACTGGTATTGGTACTATAGATGGTAGAAGATACATGTTCATTGGTCACCAAAAGGGTAGAAATACGAAAGAGAACATTCAGCGTAACTTTGGGATGCCAACCCCACATGG CTACAGGAAGGCTCTTCGCTTAATGGAATATGCAGATCATCATGGGTTCCCAATCGTTACTTTCATTGACACACCTGGGGCATATGCTGACCTTAAATCAGAGGAACTAGGCCAA GGTGAAGCAATTGCTCATAATTTGAGATCCATGTTCGGTTTGAAGGTGCCAATTGTCTCTATAGTTATTGGTGAAGGCGGTTCTGGTGGTGCCCTAGCCATTGGATGTGGTAATAAATTACTCATGCTTGAAAATGCAGTTTTCTATGTTGCCAG TCCAGAGGCATGTGCAGCAATCTTATGGAAGACTGCTAAAGCTTCTCCAAAG GCTGCTGAGAAACTGAAGATTACAGCGAATGAATTGTGCAGATTGCAAATTGCTGATGGTGTTATACCT GAACCTATTGGTGGAGCACATGCAGATCCAAATTGGACCTCTCAACAGATAAAAATTGCAATCAATGAAGCCATGAGC GAGCTCACCAAGTTGAACACAGAAGATCTATTAAAAGATCGCATGCTTAAGTTCCGAAAGATAGGTGGGTTCCAGGAAGGAATTCCTGTAGATCCTAAGAGGAAAGTCaacatgaagaagaaggatgtaCCTGTTGCTGTAAAGATTCCCGATGCTGAGTTAGAGGTTGAAGTTGAGAAACTTAAGCAACAAATTTTGAATGCTAATGAATCTTCTTCCAAGCCTCCAAAACTAGATCTGGATGAGATGATAATGAAACTAGAAAGGGAGGTTGATCAAGAATACTCTGAGGCAGTTAAAGCCTTGGGCTTAACAGACAGGTTCTCGAAATTACAGGAGGAAGTTTCAGCAGCAAATTCAGATAATCAACTTTCTGACCCATTGCTGAAGGATAAGATAGAAAAACTAAAGGTGGAGTTTGAACAGGGTTTGTCAGCAGCTCCCAATCATGGCAGGCTGCAGAATAAGCTTGATATGTTGAAAGAATTGTCTAAAGTAAAGCATCTGTCAGAAACAAAAAAGCAGAAACAAGAAGTGAGAAAGAAATTTGTTGAGGTCATCAGTAATCCTAGAATAAAAGAAAACTATGAAGCATTGACTGCTGAAATTCAACGTGTAGGCGCATCCTCATCAAGCGATTTGGATGAtgagttgaagaacaaaatcattgAGTTTAATAAAGAGGTAGACTCACAGCTGGTTAATGCTCTGAAGTCAGTAGGCTTAGATGTTCAGTTGGTAAAAGCAGAGGGACGAGACAGCAAGGAGTCTGAAGTGTCAGAGTATGTTCCAGAGATAGAAGAACTAAAGAAGGATATAGAAAAGGAGATTGAAATTTCGGCAAGCTCATCTGATGTTAAGAGCAAAATAGAGCAATTGAAACTGGAGGTTGCCAAGGCTGGAGAGACACCTGATCCAGAATCAAAGAAAAGAATTACTTCTTTGATGCAACAAATTAAGCAGGGCCTTGTAGAGGCCATTGACTCATCTAGCATAAAAGAGAAGTATGACAATCTGGTGTCTAAGGTTTCCAGCAAACCTGAAGAGGTGGATGGAGGTTTGAGAGGAGACAGTTCTACCACCACCAATGACGAGTTGAGAGAGAAAGTTGGTGCGAACCGCACCATTTCTTAA
- the LOC130729207 gene encoding steroid 5-alpha-reductase DET2, with protein sequence MVSDESLFHYALLTLYLMAPPTFISLRFLQAPYGKHHRPGWGPNLPPPLAWFLMESPTLWLTLFLFPHGQRSSNPKSILLITPFLLHYFNRTCLYPLRLLRAPPGKTASGFPLSVALMAFAFNLLNSYIQARWVSHYKDYDHDGWFFWWRFFCGVLVFLCGMGINVWSDRELLRLKGEGKGYVVPKGGLFELVTCPNYFGEIVEWLGWAWMTWSWAGLGFFIYTFANLGPRARANRQWYLEKFGEDYPKKRKAVIPYLY encoded by the coding sequence ATGGTTTCCGACGAGTCTCTCTTCCACTACGCTCTCCTCACTCTCTACCTCATGGCTCCACCAACCTTCATCTCCCTCCGCTTCCTCCAAGCCCCTTACGGCAAACACCACCGCCCAGGTTGGGGTCCCAACCTTCCTCCACCACTCGCATGGTTTCTCATGGAATCCCCCACACTCTGGCTCACCCTTTTCCTCTTCCCTCACGGCCAACGCTCCTCCAACCCCAAATCCATCCTTCTCATCACCCCTTTCCTCCTCCACTACTTCAACCGCACCTGCCTCTACCCACTTCGCCTCCTCCGCGCCCCTCCGGGAAAAACCGCATCTGGGTTCCCCTTAAGCGTCGCGCTGATGGCTTTCGCCTTCAACTTGTTGAATTCTTACATTCAGGCCAGATGGGTATCTCACTATAAGGACTATGATCATGATGGGTGGTTTTTCTGGTGGCGGTTTTTTTGTGGGGTTTTGGTGTTTTTGTGTGGAATGGGGATCAATGTTTGGTCTGATAGGGAGTTGTTGAGGCTCAAGGGTGAAGGGAAAGGGTATGTGGTGCCTAAGGGAGGGTTGTTTGAGCTTGTGACTTGTCCAAATTACTTTGGGGAGATTGTGGAGTGGCTTGGATGGGCTTGGATGACTTGGTCATGGGCTGGACTGGGCTTCTTCATCTACACTTTCGCGAACTTGGGGCCCAGGGCACGCGCGAATCGGCAATGGTATTTGGAGAAATTTGGGGAGGATTATCCAAAGAAAAGGAAAGCTGTTATTCCATACTTGTATTGA